ATTATCATATCTCAAGGATGCTTTAATCAAAGATCTTAATAAAACGTATTCTCGGGTCTTGTGTAATACTAATATTTATGCATGGTTAGTTGATGtggttgttttagtttgtaatGTTGAATTCCATGAATTGACTTTGCCACATGTAAGCAAATAACTTGTTTGTGATCACCGATTATGTAAGTTTGGCAAATACTAAACATCTTCATAACCTACTAGGCCGAGCTTTAATATATTGGGGAAAACAAATTCACTGTGTCTTTAAGATAACGAAAGACTTGTTTTATTCATTCAATATCCTCATATGGGTGAAAAATTATATCTTGCTAATAAATTAAAAGCGAAAAATATTTCATGTTCAGCAGGGGTGGACCCACAACAAGCTCAaggggttcagatgaaccccctgaaaaataaaatatttctacTTACCcccttgtataattttttttgaaccccctgagatTTTATATTTGCACTCAGACCCCACTTACTCCTCTCTCACACACTCACGTACTCTGATACTCACGGCTCACCCTCTCTGATTCACGCTCACCACTACCAGTCACCACGCCCAGACGCCCTCACCCTCTCGCACCCTCATCACGGCACGGCGAcaccaccggccaccaccaTGCCACCACTAGTCCAGTTCTCCTTTCTCTTCTCAAGCTTGAATATGATTTTCCCTAAATTTGGAATCCCTAATTCTCCATCTTGGCTTGTAATTCTAAATCCTATTCCTACTCCTTCAAACCTCGCTTCGCCTCGCCTTGCCTTTCCTTCGTATGCAGGTATTTTGTTTTGTTCCTTCTTGACTTCTTGTAGATGCGTGATTGTCTGATTGTCAATTGAGAtacgttgttgttgttgtgttagTTTGTCAATTTGTTTATCTTTGGGAATCAATTTGTACTTCAGAGAATTCACCTGTTCAATTTGTTTATCCTAGTTTCTTGTTTTCAAGATTTTCCCCTTCCCATGGATATTGAGAAACTGTTACGGTTTGTCTTAGGTTTTTGGGGGCTACATTTTTTTGCAATGATTTGCTGTGTGGCTATTGGCAAACTGTTAATGATGTATTTAGAATGGAGTGCTATTTGGAACATGAGTATTGTGATATCGGTGTTGGATGGTGTGTATGGTATTGGAGCATTCAGAGTTTCATACTTCTTCAGCAGAGGTAATCAGAAGACAGGGCTTCTTTTAATGcttgttttctttatttttggATTTTGTTTAAGGTTAATAAGTCTGTCAAAGGAGTAGTAAGATCAGGTATGAATGGATGAAGTGCATCTTGGAATTCATGAAGCTTTGTTATACATTGTTGGGATTCATTAGCGATATTGGGGGCATGGTCTTGACAGCAATATGATATGTGGCTTTTAATTGTGAGGATCTATGTGAGAAGAAGGTTGATAGTTTTGCAGGGTTCATTCTTGGGCATTTGGCAGAGTTGCATTAGCTTAATTGGTTAGTGAATTTCCATGGCTGGAATTGCTCGTGTTAGGAATTAGCTTTGGCATTTGAAGATGGTCTAGACTATAGTGCTCCTTGGAGGTATCTCTTTGTCTTGAGTAATTTAGTACTCTTTTTAGTCATGTATAATAAATCTGCCCTTCTATTCTGGTCTATTGTAGTGGGAttgattaatttaatttcacttttgctgacaaaaaaaaagtgtgcATGTAGTCttcttttaattatatttttatcgatttgctaatttgaaaattttgaacccctgatcccggggtcctggatccgccactgatgTTCAGTATGACTAACAAATTGCATTAATGCTCTATAACTCTAAGATATGATACTTCCGGAACAAGTAGTTTTTTATCTTCTTCTCAAAGTTTAAAAATATCTTTATTTACATCTAATAATCATCAAGTGcatcaaaatttaaaaataactaCATGCACTTTTTCTCTAAGGCACCTTGATAGATGATTTTTTACATCAATTTAGAACATGTGAAGAGCTAAATTGATCACCttttttaacaaaaacaaaattgatcacctctcaagttatttttaattTGCATATTTCATGACTAAATTGATAGATTTCAATTCTTTTAGGgaacaaaatattatttattatttttatgtctATTGGACATTTAGGTAGTGTTTGGTGATGGAACGGAACAAGACAGAACAGAACGAAACGGGATAGAACAGGTTAGAACATGACAATAATgttttgtgtgttgtgtttggtaactccaagtcaTTAGAACATAAccataattttaattacatatataaccctgcatgtttaatatttgattgaggaaaaATTGAACGCAATTGAACATTATGCATAGAAACTGTTTGTTGTTggttacttcatgaaataatcacttatttctttaaaataataacttatatattatttaagttgtttcagtatgctTTTGAAAAAAACAGAAATCTGATTATATCTTTAAGGTATTTCAAGTGCGTTTGTTCagattaaaaaataatgattttaaactctataattttttttttatttttagagattttgagaaaagcataagttTATTCGTGTTTGACTGctctaattaattttttttttatctcttctaATCTATCATAatagattttcatgataagctaaagtagcttcttcaaaTAATCTATTTTCAGCTTTTAGAAAAgctaaaacaaacataaaagtgattttacttttaaaaatataattgattctattttaagtaattttcttaaaaaacagaaattcatttaactttgtttacaaatataataagtgtttttcactttagaagtgattttaaacggtttagatacaaaatatttcaaatatagATTAGGAGTATTTTTGACCGTgtaaaagttttaagagagtgtttCATTATGTTCCCTTTTGTTCCACATTTTTCCAGGGAACCAAAGTATCTCGTTCATGTCACTTTTTATTCCGTTCCaattcatcttaaaaatatgacAAATACATAACGGAACTCATAAATCATGTTCCGTTCCCTTCTCACCTGTCTACCAAATAAACGCTaccttatattttattatagaaTGTTAGAAAacgaaatttaatttatttgtaaaaagaaaattaaaaaatatatggtGTTTGATGTCAATGGAGTCACTTATTTCTTTTGAGCAAATTCTCACCATTTCATTTAAATGAAATACATTTATCCGAAGTAAATATTTTATAGAATTCATTCTGATTTGGAGACTCACAAATCATATATGCATTACACTTCAAGAGTAATTCTATCCTACTAGCTAAATATCAATCACTTTTTTAAACATATTTTAACCATATAATTGTCAAACAAATTAATTCTCTCAATCGCAATTCTATTCTACTTTTTATTATAAGAAACCTAATTCTATTAAACATAAACAAATGGACAAACCTAATTGAAACGAGAAATGTGCTACACATGGATGAACATTCTGCCGAGGTTCGATGGTAGGCAAAGATTTAGACAAACATAAAATTGCACATAATATGGCAAATTTGCAAGTAAATTGAACAAGAAGCTTAATTGGCTGGAAGGTTAAGGTAGCATAAAAGATATTTTGCCACTTATACCAGCACCAATATTGCAGACAACTTAATGTTATTAGGCGGGAACAGCAGAGCTTCTCTACACTTGCTCGTCAGTAATCGTCATTCCATTTGTGTGTTAAATTCAGTCATAACCAACATTTTCTTAACTGTCTCCTATCCCTGCTTGTAGGTTGCATCTCATTAGTACATGGACAGTATATTACAGAGGGACTGTATAAAATCCCCGAGGTGATTAATCTCTTGGTACCTTCTAATCAAAGTTTCCAGGAATGTCAATGTCTGTGTCTGAAGAATTAGAAAGTTCAACCAGAGGGTCCTGGGGATCAAATGAAGAAAAGGATTTAGAAAGTTCAAACAGAGGGCGTgaaagatgaagaaaaggatggtTGTATTTGACAATCAATCAATTTGCAATAAAATATGttgggttaaaaactataaccgtccctgaactttgagcgagttttgaaaaccgtctctcgccggaaaattatctgaaaaccatcctcagactttcaaaaacaaattggacCTGTCCCTCCGACCACCATAGCTCCGGCAAGCTGCTTATGTGGCATTCCACGTCAGTTAATGAGcctatgtgtaatttttttattatttaaaattaaaaaaaaattaattagaaattaatctaattaaaaaattccTATTTAAAACTACTCATTTcctattcatttaaaaaattaaaattttgaattttttatgatttcttcttcttcttcttgctgcTCTCCTCACCCCCTTTTCATTCCCTTCcataaaaaaaaccctaaatccCATTTCATCTCCTGAATCAAACCTTAAATCCCTTCCCAAACAAATCGAACCCTAAATCCTTTCCCAAACGGCCAGATCTAAACGATTAAACTTTGATTTTCCATTtgcatgttgttgttgttgtgttagtttcttcttcttctctttttttttctggtttgctTGACAGATCTGTGGGGTTGGGTTTGAGTTTCCTGGTGGTGGGGGTTGTTCGATGGGGGTGAGGGTGGTGGGAGTAAGGG
This is a stretch of genomic DNA from Lotus japonicus ecotype B-129 chromosome 1, LjGifu_v1.2. It encodes these proteins:
- the LOC130719416 gene encoding uncharacterized protein LOC130719416, with protein sequence MPPLVQFSFLFSSLNMIFPKFGIPNSPSWLVILNPIPTPSNLASPRLAFPSYAGFWGLHFFAMICCVAIGKLLMMYLEWSAIWNMSIVISVLDGVYGIGAFRVSYFFSRGFILGHLAELH